The following are encoded together in the Parabacteroides chongii genome:
- a CDS encoding glycoside hydrolase family 88 protein, producing MKNWIALAFSAFLISCGGAPKTVEKSFVDENADFARAQIGKEIEIIEASGKFMNPVTLKKDSSVYYCGYADWRSGFFPGSVWYLYELTGDTALLPLAQKYTLAIEEAKNLTWHHDIGFIINCSFGNGLRLTADPSYKDVMVQAAKSLSTRFREAPQVIQSWNVDRGWQSERGWECPVIIDNMMNLELMFEATRLSGDSSFYKIALAHADRTLQEHFRPDGSCYHVIDYSLEDGSVRHRHTAQGYAHESAWSRGQAWAIYGFVVCYRETGDRKYLDQALKTFNFMKNHKAMPADLIPYWDMDAPNIPNEPRDASAASCIASALYEISTLDVENAADYKTYADNIMTSLASPAYRAALGTNGNFILMHSVGSIPHNSEIDVPLNYADYYFVEALKRKKDIEAK from the coding sequence ATGAAAAATTGGATCGCTCTTGCTTTCTCCGCCTTCCTGATATCGTGCGGAGGAGCACCTAAAACAGTAGAGAAAAGCTTTGTTGACGAGAATGCCGATTTCGCTCGCGCGCAGATCGGTAAGGAAATAGAAATCATCGAAGCCAGTGGTAAATTTATGAATCCTGTCACGTTGAAAAAAGACAGTTCCGTCTATTATTGCGGTTATGCAGACTGGCGCAGCGGATTTTTCCCTGGGTCAGTGTGGTATCTGTATGAACTGACGGGCGATACGGCATTGCTTCCGCTTGCCCAGAAATATACGCTGGCAATCGAGGAAGCCAAGAACCTGACCTGGCATCATGACATCGGATTCATTATCAACTGCAGTTTCGGTAACGGTTTGCGTCTGACTGCCGATCCGTCTTATAAAGATGTGATGGTGCAGGCCGCCAAGTCATTGTCTACCCGTTTCCGTGAAGCTCCGCAGGTGATCCAGTCCTGGAATGTCGATCGTGGCTGGCAGTCGGAACGTGGCTGGGAATGTCCGGTGATCATCGATAATATGATGAACCTGGAACTGATGTTCGAAGCCACCCGTTTATCCGGCGATTCTTCTTTCTATAAAATAGCCCTGGCGCATGCCGACCGCACGCTGCAGGAACACTTCCGTCCGGATGGCAGCTGTTACCATGTGATCGATTATAGCCTGGAAGATGGTTCCGTACGTCACCGCCATACGGCACAGGGATATGCACACGAATCAGCCTGGAGCCGCGGACAAGCGTGGGCAATCTACGGTTTTGTGGTTTGCTATCGTGAAACAGGCGACCGTAAGTATCTGGATCAGGCGTTGAAGACATTCAACTTCATGAAGAATCATAAGGCAATGCCGGCTGACCTGATCCCTTACTGGGATATGGATGCACCGAATATTCCGAACGAACCGCGCGATGCCTCGGCTGCTTCCTGTATCGCTTCCGCTTTGTATGAGATCAGCACGCTGGATGTTGAGAATGCGGCAGACTATAAAACATATGCCGATAACATCATGACATCGCTGGCTTCTCCGGCTTATCGTGCGGCTTTAGGTACGAACGGCAACTTTATCCTGATGCATTCTGTGGG